The region CCGGCTGATCCAGATCGTGTTCGGCCTGTCGATCGCCTTCGCCGCGTCGAGCTTCTTCCTGAGCTTCTTCAGCTTCTCGGGCGGGGCGCTGGTCTGATGGAAGCCCCATCGGATTTTGGTTCGCCGACCGCCGGCTTCACCGCGCCGGTGCATCGCGCGCTGACCGAGCCGATCCTGCTGGGCGGCGCCCCGCGCAGCCTCGCGATCCTGAACGGCACGCTGGCCGGCGCGCTCGGCCTCGGCCTGCGCCTCTGGATCGCCGGCCTGGTCCTATGGGCGGTCGGCCACGCGGTCGGTGTGTGGGCGGCGCGGCGCGATCCGCAGTTCGTGGACGTGGCGCGCCGCCACCTCCGCTACCCGACCAGGCTCCGGGTGTGAGGGCGGCCCGATGATGAGCTTGCGCGAATATCGAAGCGGTGCTGCGCACCTCGCCGACTTCCTGCCCTGGGCGGCGCTGGTCGGCGAAGGGGCGGTGTTCAACAAGGACGGATCGTTCCAGCGCACGGCGCGCTTTCGCGGCCCCGATCTCGATAGCGCC is a window of Sphingobium sp. MI1205 DNA encoding:
- a CDS encoding VirB3 family type IV secretion system protein; protein product: MEAPSDFGSPTAGFTAPVHRALTEPILLGGAPRSLAILNGTLAGALGLGLRLWIAGLVLWAVGHAVGVWAARRDPQFVDVARRHLRYPTRLRV